ATCAAGAATTCCGAGTGTATTGCCTATATCCCAATGGTTTTTGGGGGTAAATGGAAAATCCCTGGGATTTCCCCATCTCTTTATCTCTGCATTATCTGCATCTGTTGTGCCAATCGGAACAGAGGGGTGAGGGATATTAGGAATCACAAGGAGTATCTCCTTAAGCACTTCTTCCTTCCTCTTTACTTCTTCATCCAGTCTTTTGATCTCATCTAAAAGCATCTTCATCTTACCGAGCATATCCTCACTGAGCACAGCCTCGACTGCTTCCTCTTTTCCTCTTCCCCCTCTAATTTCCTCGCTAACATCCTCTCTAATCTTCTCTGATATGACCTTTCTTTTCTGTTTTAGAGCCTCAACCGTTAAGAGCAGCTTACGCCTTTCTGCATCCACCCTGAGAAATTCATCAAGGGTCAACTCATAGCCTCTGTTCTTTAGTGCCTGATTCACAAGTGGGATATTTTCTCTTATAAATCTAACATCTAACATAATACCTTACTTTTTCTGTCTCCTGCTCGGACTGTGAAATGGCAAGTTGCTTTTGTTGATTCGGCTCTGTATTGCCGCTATCTTTATATCGATCGCATCCTTGTTCTCATATCGCTCCCTCGTTTCCCTGAGTATCTGTAAAGCCTCCTTGAGTTTCCCCTCCCCTACTAAACACTCCGCTATGCCTAAACGTGACTCTGTCCAGAGTTCAGTATCGGGATTTTCACTCAGTAATCTGTTAAACACTTCTCTGCCTTTGGCATATTCCCCGAGGGCATGATAAGAACTGCCAAGCAGATAAAGAGCCATTTCTGCATTTTCTCCCTTTGGATAGCGTTCTAAGAATTGGCTCCACTCCTCAGCAGCCCTTTTATAGTCTCCTTTTTTCATATAACAGTCAGCAATCCTGTATTTAGCCTGCTGATGGAGCGCTCTATTGGAATAGCTCTCTATAACTCTCTGATATTCTACTATAGCCCGTGAATAGTCCTCGTATTCCTTCTCATATATTCCTGCAATATAAAACTGTGCTTCAGGGGCCCTCTCTCCTTGAGGGTATAACCTAACCAGTTTTTTGAAGTTAACCAGTGCCTTCTCGACGTCTTTAAGGTGAAGCATGTAGGCTGTCCCGATCCAGAAGAGTGCTTCTTCGCTCCATTTCGATGAGGGGTCTTTCTCGACTACCTTCCTATATTCTATAACAGCACCAGCGTAGTCGCCTCGTTGCCACTTTCTCTCTGCCTCTTCTACATAACCCTTGACTGGATTGGAACAGGAAAGGATTTGTGTAAGCAAAAAGATGATTATCCCTGCAGTGGTTACGCTATATCTCCTTGTCTGTCTCCTCTTTTTCAGCCAAAATTGTAACACACACCACTTTGTCCCCTTTATCAATATCAAATAGCTTCACTCCTTGTGTATTCCTACTCATGACAGGTATCTCTTTTATCTTCACCCTTATAGCTTTGCCCTCTGCTGTGACCATCATAATTTCATCGTCCTCAGAGACCTGGGCAATGCCTGCTACATTCCCTACCTTTGAAGTTGCTTTAATAGTGATTACACCTTTCCCCCCTCTACTCTGAATGGGGTAACCGCTAACTGCTGTCCTCTTTCCATATCCGTTTTCTGTGACGGTCAAAATAGTTGTGCCTTCAGTAATTATCTCTATCCCCACAACCTCGTCCTCACCTGAGTCCCCCAAAGGTCTATTGGACTTTTTGCGGTGACCCTCTTTTCCGAGTGTGATACCTTTAACACCTCTGGCAGTTCTGCCTACAGACCTTATATCTTCTTCCTTGAATCTTATTGATAATCCTCTCTTTGTACACAGAAGTATCTCTTGCCTTCCATCTGTGAGTTTTACGCTTATAAGTTCGTCATCCTCATCTATGCTAATGGCAATTATCCCTTTAGCCCTGGGGTTGCTATATGCCGATAGTTCGGTCTTTTTGACAATACCTTTCTTAGTAACCGCCACTAAGTATCTTCCATCCTTAAAGTCTCTTACGGGTAAAACTGTTGCGATCTTTTCCTTTGATATCATCGGGAGGAGATTTACAATAGCCTTTCCTTTTGCCGCTCTTCCCGCCTCTGGTATCTGGTGCACCTTAAGCCAGTGAGCCCTTCCAGCATCCGTGAAAAAGAGCATATAGCTATGAGTTGAAGCAACGAATAGTTGTTTTACGAAATCCTCTTCCTTTGTCTCCATGGCGGTGGCGCCCTTGCCACCACGTCTTTGACTCCTGTAAAGGCTGAGTGGGTTGCGTTTTATGTAATCCTGATGGGATATCGTAACCACCATGTCTTCTTCGGTTATAAGGTCTTCAACTGTTATCTCTGTCGTCTCCTCTACGATATCAGTTCTCCGATTATCGGCATATGATTTCTTTATCTCAATTAGTTCATTCTTTATTATATCCCGTAGCAGTATCTCGCTTCCAAGTATCTGCTTGAGTCTGTCTATCTCTTTAAGGAGTGCGTCTCGCTCCTCAATAACCTTGTCTCTCTCAAGCCCTGTAAGCCTCTGCAGTTTCATCTCCAGGATGGCCTGTGCCTGTATATCTGTGAGGGAAAACCGCTGACTCAACCCTATCTTTGCTTCTTCAGGTGTTTTCGATCTTTTAATCAGTACAATTACCTCATCTATATGCTCGAGGGCTATCTTGATGCCTTCAAGAATGTGTGCCCTTTCCTCTGCCTTGCGAAGTTCAAACTGACTACGTCTCAGAACAATCTGCCTACGGTGTTGTATAAAGTAATGAAGCATCCGCTTGAGGTTTAATATCCTCGGCTGGTTATTTACGAGTGCGAGCATTATTATACCAAAGGTGGTCTGCATCTGTGTATGTTTATAAAGCTGGTTGAGTACAATCTCGGCAATCTCACCTCGTTTAAGTTCCATCACTATTCTGATCCCATCCCTGGCTGACTCATCCCTTAGCTCTGAGATCCCTTCGATCTTTTTATCCCTTATCAGCTCTGCAATCTTCTCCATAAGCCTTGCCTTATTGACCTGATACGGGAGCTCGATGACGACAATGCTTTCTCTTTCACTTCTGTGGTCACGTTCTATCCTTGCCTTTGCCCTTATCTGTATTAATCCTCTCCCATGAGTGTAGGCATCGATAATACCTTTGTTCCCATGTATCACCCCTCCTGTAGGAAAGTCTGGGCCCTTTATAACCTCCATCAGCTCTTCTTCTGTGGTAACCAATGGGTTTTCTAGAATCATCACCAGTCCATCAATTATCTCACCGATGTTGTGTGGAGGGATGTTTGTTGCCATTCCAACAGCAATTCCTGAAGAGCCATTTATCAGTAAATTCGGCACCCGTGTTGGAAGCACAACGGGTTCTTCTGTTGTCTCATCAAAGTTCGGAACAAAATCAACTGTTTCCTTATCTATATCTGATAACATCGCCTCGGATAGGTTTGTGAGCCTTGCCTCTGTGTAACGATAGGCCGCAGGGGGATCGCCATCAATAGAACCAAAGTTCCCCTGCCCATCTATAAGGGAGTATCGCATATTAAAGTCCTGCGCCATCCTGACCAGTGCGTCATATACAGCCATATCGCCATGGGGATGATATTTTTTCAGAACCTCACCAACAACTCCAGCGCATTTTGAGTATTTCCTGTTTGAAAGGAGTCCTTCGCGGAACATGGCATACAGTATTCTACGCTGAACTGGTTTGAGCCCATCGCGTATTTCAGGCAGTGCTCTTCCTACAATTACGCTCATTGCATAATCGAGATAGGAAGACTTCATCTCTTCTTCAACTGGTATCTTTAGCTCCTGTGTCTGCATATCTCTCCGATTACACCCCTCACCCTCCCCTCTCCCCTGAGGGGAGAGGATTAAGGTGAGGGGGCTTCTGATTATATATCCAGAAATCTCACTTCAAGTGCATGTCTTTGAATAAAGTTTTTCCTTGGCTCAACCTGATCACCCATTAGAATTGTAAATATCTCATTAGCCTTTACCGCATCTTCGACTGTAACCTGAATCAGGGTTCTTGTCTCTGGATTCATAGTTGTGTGCCAGAGTTGTTCGGGATTCATTTCACCAAGCCCTTTGTATCTTTGCATTGTTAATCCCTTCCGCCCGAAAGAAAGAACCTCAGCCATCAACATCTTTGTATTCGGGAAAGCTCGTTCTACACCATTGCTCCTCGTAATATACGGAGGATTACTGAGCTGCCGAGATAATCCCTGCAGTTTCCTGAACTCGGGAAGGGTAATCAATCCCTCATCGAGGATGACCTTTCTGCTTTGACCGTCTTTCTTATATTCAAAAATGGCTATATATGAGTTATGTTCTTCGTCCTGCTGGATGGCTACAGAGAGGGGGGTAATACCTTTCCCTGTAAGATAATCTTCTATCCTGCGCGCTAAAGCGTTGAGCCTATCTTCATCTCTGAGCGTTTCTCTATTCACATCTCTCTGTGAAACAATTGCTCTCATAATCTCGGGGTCATATCTCTTTTTTGAGAGACGATCCAAGATCCCTTCTATAGTTAGCATCTTTCTCATTACAGAGATGAACTCTTCCTCTGTAAGAGGGATATTTTTATCCTTGATAAGTTGTATCTCCTTTGCTGCCAACTCTATAAGCATCTCCTGGAGTTGCATTTCATTCTGGAGATACCGCTCTACTTTGCCACGTTTAATCCTGAAGAGGGGTGGTTGTGCGATATAGAGGTGTCCCCTCTCTATAAGTTCAGGCATCTGTCTATAGAAAAAGGTAAGCAGTAGGGTTCTGATGTGAGCACCATCAACATCTGCGTCTGTCATTATTATAATCTTATGGTATCTGAGTTTGTTAATATCGAAATTATCTGTACCGATACTAGTCCCGAAGGCTGTTATCATCGTCTTTATCTCATCGTTAGAGAGCACCTTATCAAATCGTGCTTTCTCTACATTAAGTATCTTGCCTTTAAGTGGCAGCACTGCCTGATTTACCCTGTTTCTCCCTTGTTTTGCAGAGCCTCCAGCTGAATCACCCTCAACTATGAAAAGCTCACAACCCTTCGGATCCTTCTCCTGACAGTCAGCAAGCTTGCCTGGTAGTCCACCCCCATCCAGCGCACCTTTTCTTCTCGTAAGTTCTCTTGCCTTTCTTGCCGCTTCCCTCGTCCTTGCTGCCTGAACCGCCTTTTCTACTATCTTCTTCGCTATAGAGGGATTTTCCTCGAAAAACTCCGCCAGCCCTTCATTGACCGCAGACTCAACAATACCTTTTATCTCGCTATTGCCAAGCTTTGTCTTTGTCTGTCCCTCAAACTGGGGATTTGGCATCTTTACGCTGATTACAGCGGTAAGTCCCTCCCTGATATCTTCTCCTGTAAGTATATCCCTACCTTCTTTTGTCATCCCGCTTGAGACTACATAGTTGTTGACTGTTCTTGTAAGGGCGGTTTTAAATCCCACAAGGTGTGTACCCCCTTCCTGCGTGTTTATGTTGTTAGCAAAGGAGAATATATTCTCTATATAGCCATCGTTATACTGAAGTGCACTCTCTATTGAGATCATATCCTTCTCCTTTAAAAAGGTTATGGGTTTAGGATGTAATGGTGTTTTATTCTTATTCAGATATTCAACGAAAGATTTTATTCCTCCTTCATAAAGGAAGATATGTTTCTTGTTCATTCTTTCGTCATGGATGCAGATCTTCAGTCCTTTATTTAAAAATGACAGTTCCCTGAGCCGTTGTGAGAGGTAATCAAAGCTGAATTCTATTTCCTCAAATATCTCTGGGTCCGGACTGAAGGTGATCTTTGTGCCTGTGCTCTTCGTTCTGCCTGCAATAATAAGTTCTGTCTGTGGAACACCTCTTTCGTACCGTTGCTGGTAGACGAGGCCTTCACGCCTTATCTCCAGATCAAGCCACTCAGAGAGTGCATTAACAACGGAAACGCCGACTCCATGGAGACCACCAGAGACCCTGTAGACCTTGTTGTCAAATTTACCTCCAGCATGAAGCACAGTAAGGGCTACTTCAGCTGCAGATTTCCCCGTGGGATGCATGCCTGTGGGTATGCCACGTCCATCATCGTTTACAGTAACAGTGTTATCTATATGAATCGTCACCCAGATATTCCTGCAAAACCCAACCATTGCCTCATCTACACTGTTATCCACAAGTTCATAGACAAGATGGTGTAGTCCAGCGATCCCTGTACTTCCTATGAACATGGCAGGTCTTTTTCTTACAGCCTCTAAACCTTCAAGGATCTTTATATCTTCTGCCTCATAACTCGATTGCTGCGCGATCTCCGATTGCTGCTCCGCAGCGATCTTCGATTCATTCAGGGATGACACTTCTTTTAACTCTTCCAACTACTTCCTCCTTCTGTCATTCTGACTCTGAGTGAAACGAAGGGGAAGAATCCCTTCGACTACGCTCAGGACAGGCTCTATTTGAGACCCTTCGCCTTCGGCTCAGTGTGACATTCCCTTTAAAGCCTTAATGGCATCACTATTGCGATATACCCTTCATCTTCACTGCCTCTAATAAGACAGGGGCTCTGGCTATCCTTTAATTCAACCCTTACCATCTCTCCATCTATAACCTGGAGTGCATCAATGAGGTAACGGGCGTTAAATCCGATTGTCAACGGCTCATTCTGGTAATCTACAGGAATCGTTTCCTTCGCTTCCCCTGTTTCACTCTCTGTTGAGAGCATCATCCTGCTTTTATCGATATCGATTCTTACGGTGTTCGTCTTCTCCCTCGCAAGGATTGAAACCCTCTTCAGAGAACTAAGTAATTTTTCTCTTACAGCTGTGACGACCTTTTCGTTCTCTTTTGGAATTACCTGATGATAGTTCGGGTATGTTCCATCTATCAGCGTTGAGGAAAGAAGCATCTCGCTTATCCTGAAGAGGATGTGGTTTTTATTAAATCCGATAGAAACATTCGCTGTCTCTTTTTCATCAATTAGTTTTCTGAGTTCTGCCATTGTCTTCTTTGGGATAATGAATTTCTGTTCCTCCACCTTCATCCCTTCGAGAGCCCTCGTTGTCAGTGCAAGTCTGTGTCCATCGGTACCCACCATATCCAGAATCAAGTTTCCTTCCTTCGTAATCACATTCAAGCAGATACCATTGAGGACATATCTCGTATCACTCTCACCTGTAGCATATATAGTTTTCCTTATCATCTCTCTGAGGAGTTGACTTGAAAGTGTGAGGAGTTGGCTTTCAACGGCTGTAGGAATGGCAGGAAAGTCCTCTTTATTCATACCAACAATCTTAAATTCGCTTGCGCCTGCCTGTATCTTTAGCCATTTATTCTCTTCGCTCCAGAGGTCAATAACCTCCTCTGGTAGCTCCTTGATTATTTCATAAAGTTTTCGCCCAGAGATAACCGTTACGCCTTCCACCATGACCTCTGCTGAACAGCAATCTTTGAATCCGACTTCGAGGTCTGTAGCTGATAAATCTACACCAGCCGAAGATGTCTCTAAGAGTATATTTGAAAGTATAGGCATTGTGCTTTTTCTCTCAACAATACCCTGCGCCCGCTGAATCATTCTGATAAACTCTTCTTTTTTAACCTTAATCTTCATGGCACAGCTCCTTTCATGCGTTCCCCCAAAATCCTATGATTTTTGGGGTGCCACTTTATTCGCCTTTAATTAACCCCATGAGGGCATCAATTTTAGCCTGAAGGTTCTCATCTTTAGCCTTTTTGTCTTCTATCTGTTTACAGGCATGTATTACTGTTGCATGGTTTTTACCTCCAATGTTTTTTCCGATTTCAGAAAGTGATAGCGTTGTTAAGTTCTTTGATAGATACATTGCTATCTGTCGGGCTGTTGCAATCTCTTTTGTCCTTTTCTTCGACCTGAGGTCTGCAAGCCTTATCTCAAAATAATCAGCAACCTGTTTTTGTATCAGATCAACCGTAATTAAGCGCTCTTTTTCATCAAAGATATCTTTAAGCACACTCTTTGCAAAATCAATGGTTATAGCCTTTTTTGTAAATGAGGCATGCGCTCCAAGCCTGATAAGAGACCCTTCTAGTTCTCTGATGTTTGTTTTTATTCTATCAGCAATAAATTGGGCAACTTCAAGTGATATCACTATCCCTTCACTTGAAGCCTTTTTAAGTAAAATTGCCACCCTTGTCTCTACATCTGGTGGTTGAATGTCCGCAATAAGCCCCCACTCAAATCTTGATTTTAACCGATCATCTATCTGATTTATATCCTTTGGAAATCTGTCGCTGGAGATTACGATTTGTTTTTGATATTCATAGAGTGTATTAAATGTGTGGAAAAATTCCTCCTGGGTACTGTTTTTGCCTGCAATAAACTGTATATCATCTATTAACAATACTTCCATATTCCTGTATTTATTCCTAAATTCTACCATCCTCCCGTATCTCAAGGATGTTATAAGTTCATTTGTAAACTGTTCGGCAGGGGTATACACGAGTTTTATAGTTAGGTTTTTCTCCCAAATAAAATTTCCGATTGCATTCATCAGGTGTGTTTTCCCAAGACCAACCCCACCATATATAAAGAGTGGGTTGTAAGCTATTGCCGGAGCTCCTGCTACAGCCCTTGCCGAGGCATGTGCGAACTGATTACAGGTACCAACTACGAATGTATTAAATGTATACTTCGGGTTTAGGTATATCCCCCTTTCTCTTTGTTTTAGGGTCTTGGCTTCGTTTTCCCTTTGTTTGTCTGTATCCTTTTTGTTCTCTGTTGAGATAATAATAGTTACATTTAATTCATCCTTATTTAATGCAGTCTTTAGAACATCGGATATAAGCTGTATATAGTGTTCCTCGAACCATTCCTTAAAAAATCTATTTGGCACTTCAATACATGCCTCTTTTTCGGTAAGTGATCTTAGGTGGGTTGGAGGAAACCACATATCAAAGGGTTGTTTTGAAACCTTTTGTTCAATTATACCAAGGCATGTATCCCAGATGTTTGAATTTTTCATTAATTTCTAATAACTTATTAACAGGATTATTAACAACTGTTAATAATTAATTTTTTATTTAATAATCATATACTTATGTTATTTTATTATATATTTTAACATAATTAATTTTATATAAAACAACGAAGGGGACAAGAAACCCTCCTCCTCTCTTCTGTTCGTGGGGGGTTGAGCTATTTTTATGTTAAATTATATATTAGTAATATGTTTGAAGCAAGTGTTTTTTTCTTTGTTTTTTTCTTATTTTTAATATCTAATATTATTCCAACAGTCATAAACAATTAGGAAAAATAAATTATAGTTGTATATTAAGTTTTTTCTTTATTCTTAACAATAATAACTGGTAATATTACTTCTACTAAAAAAGAATATTATAAAATACTTTTTAAAGTAATAAAGTATCATAGACTATGTTATATAAAACAAAAAAGAGGTTTTTAATTATACCTTTAATATGGATTTTTGTGTTTTTAATTATTCCACAAACCTCAATATCATCGTCTCCATGGAAAGAATTCAAAGAAGCCAAACAGAAATATAAAAACTTTCTTCTATCAGAAACCCCAAAAAGTAAAAAGGAAAACTGGATAACACACAAAAAAAGATTTAAAAGAATTATAAAAAAATACCCCAAATCCCCAATAGCGGGAGACGCAATATACATCCTCGGAGAACTTCATACAGAGTTGTTTGTTAGATTTAAAGAACAAAAAGATATAGACAAGTCTTTACAATACTATTTTTTATTAATTAATAAATATCCACAGAACAGTCACATTGATGAGGCACATTACAGGATTGCACAGATATACACAATTTATAAAAAAGATTATAAAAGAGCATTTAATGAATATAAAAGGCTTATAGAGCTATATCCCAAGAGTGATTTTGCAAGAGAATCAAAAGAAAGAATGATAGAATTAGATGAAAAAGGCGCAAAAGCATTCCTTTATAAAACCAACATAATCAAGGAAATAAGATATACAACATCAAAAACATATACTAGAGTAGTAATAGAATCAGATAAGCCAGTTAATTTTTCAGAACATCGCATCTCTAATCCAGAACGCCTGTATTTTGACATTAAGGATGCTACACTTGATTCTAAGATTAAAAGAGAACCAATTATTTTAAATGATGGTATACTACGACAGATAAGGTTAAACCAGTTTACAGCAAATACCGTAAGGATAGTGCTAGATCTTGGTAGATTTGAAAGTTATAAGGTTTTCTTATTAGAAAATCCAGAACGTATTGTGATAGATGTGGTTGGCATAGAAACAAAGCCCATAAAAAAACCACCAGCGGATATACAGACAGCCATTCAGATAAAGCGGATTGTTATTGATCCGGGACATGGTGGTAAAGACCCTGGAGCAATAGGACCAAATGGATTAATGGAGAAGGATGTAGTGCTCGATATAGCGAAGAGGCTTCAATCCCTTCTTAAAAAGAATAAAGATTTAGAGGTTTTTCTCACAAGAAAGAGCGATATATATATACCGCTTGATAAGAGGACAGCCATAGCTAATTCAAAAGAAGCAGATATATTTATATCAATTCAT
This is a stretch of genomic DNA from Nitrospirota bacterium. It encodes these proteins:
- a CDS encoding tetratricopeptide repeat protein codes for the protein MLQFWLKKRRQTRRYSVTTAGIIIFLLTQILSCSNPVKGYVEEAERKWQRGDYAGAVIEYRKVVEKDPSSKWSEEALFWIGTAYMLHLKDVEKALVNFKKLVRLYPQGERAPEAQFYIAGIYEKEYEDYSRAIVEYQRVIESYSNRALHQQAKYRIADCYMKKGDYKRAAEEWSQFLERYPKGENAEMALYLLGSSYHALGEYAKGREVFNRLLSENPDTELWTESRLGIAECLVGEGKLKEALQILRETRERYENKDAIDIKIAAIQSRINKSNLPFHSPSRRQKK
- the gyrA gene encoding DNA gyrase subunit A codes for the protein MQTQELKIPVEEEMKSSYLDYAMSVIVGRALPEIRDGLKPVQRRILYAMFREGLLSNRKYSKCAGVVGEVLKKYHPHGDMAVYDALVRMAQDFNMRYSLIDGQGNFGSIDGDPPAAYRYTEARLTNLSEAMLSDIDKETVDFVPNFDETTEEPVVLPTRVPNLLINGSSGIAVGMATNIPPHNIGEIIDGLVMILENPLVTTEEELMEVIKGPDFPTGGVIHGNKGIIDAYTHGRGLIQIRAKARIERDHRSERESIVVIELPYQVNKARLMEKIAELIRDKKIEGISELRDESARDGIRIVMELKRGEIAEIVLNQLYKHTQMQTTFGIIMLALVNNQPRILNLKRMLHYFIQHRRQIVLRRSQFELRKAEERAHILEGIKIALEHIDEVIVLIKRSKTPEEAKIGLSQRFSLTDIQAQAILEMKLQRLTGLERDKVIEERDALLKEIDRLKQILGSEILLRDIIKNELIEIKKSYADNRRTDIVEETTEITVEDLITEEDMVVTISHQDYIKRNPLSLYRSQRRGGKGATAMETKEEDFVKQLFVASTHSYMLFFTDAGRAHWLKVHQIPEAGRAAKGKAIVNLLPMISKEKIATVLPVRDFKDGRYLVAVTKKGIVKKTELSAYSNPRAKGIIAISIDEDDELISVKLTDGRQEILLCTKRGLSIRFKEEDIRSVGRTARGVKGITLGKEGHRKKSNRPLGDSGEDEVVGIEIITEGTTILTVTENGYGKRTAVSGYPIQSRGGKGVITIKATSKVGNVAGIAQVSEDDEIMMVTAEGKAIRVKIKEIPVMSRNTQGVKLFDIDKGDKVVCVTILAEKEETDKEI
- the gyrB gene encoding DNA topoisomerase (ATP-hydrolyzing) subunit B translates to MEELKEVSSLNESKIAAEQQSEIAQQSSYEAEDIKILEGLEAVRKRPAMFIGSTGIAGLHHLVYELVDNSVDEAMVGFCRNIWVTIHIDNTVTVNDDGRGIPTGMHPTGKSAAEVALTVLHAGGKFDNKVYRVSGGLHGVGVSVVNALSEWLDLEIRREGLVYQQRYERGVPQTELIIAGRTKSTGTKITFSPDPEIFEEIEFSFDYLSQRLRELSFLNKGLKICIHDERMNKKHIFLYEGGIKSFVEYLNKNKTPLHPKPITFLKEKDMISIESALQYNDGYIENIFSFANNINTQEGGTHLVGFKTALTRTVNNYVVSSGMTKEGRDILTGEDIREGLTAVISVKMPNPQFEGQTKTKLGNSEIKGIVESAVNEGLAEFFEENPSIAKKIVEKAVQAARTREAARKARELTRRKGALDGGGLPGKLADCQEKDPKGCELFIVEGDSAGGSAKQGRNRVNQAVLPLKGKILNVEKARFDKVLSNDEIKTMITAFGTSIGTDNFDINKLRYHKIIIMTDADVDGAHIRTLLLTFFYRQMPELIERGHLYIAQPPLFRIKRGKVERYLQNEMQLQEMLIELAAKEIQLIKDKNIPLTEEEFISVMRKMLTIEGILDRLSKKRYDPEIMRAIVSQRDVNRETLRDEDRLNALARRIEDYLTGKGITPLSVAIQQDEEHNSYIAIFEYKKDGQSRKVILDEGLITLPEFRKLQGLSRQLSNPPYITRSNGVERAFPNTKMLMAEVLSFGRKGLTMQRYKGLGEMNPEQLWHTTMNPETRTLIQVTVEDAVKANEIFTILMGDQVEPRKNFIQRHALEVRFLDI
- the dnaN gene encoding DNA polymerase III subunit beta — protein: MKIKVKKEEFIRMIQRAQGIVERKSTMPILSNILLETSSAGVDLSATDLEVGFKDCCSAEVMVEGVTVISGRKLYEIIKELPEEVIDLWSEENKWLKIQAGASEFKIVGMNKEDFPAIPTAVESQLLTLSSQLLREMIRKTIYATGESDTRYVLNGICLNVITKEGNLILDMVGTDGHRLALTTRALEGMKVEEQKFIIPKKTMAELRKLIDEKETANVSIGFNKNHILFRISEMLLSSTLIDGTYPNYHQVIPKENEKVVTAVREKLLSSLKRVSILAREKTNTVRIDIDKSRMMLSTESETGEAKETIPVDYQNEPLTIGFNARYLIDALQVIDGEMVRVELKDSQSPCLIRGSEDEGYIAIVMPLRL
- the dnaA gene encoding chromosomal replication initiator protein DnaA — encoded protein: MKNSNIWDTCLGIIEQKVSKQPFDMWFPPTHLRSLTEKEACIEVPNRFFKEWFEEHYIQLISDVLKTALNKDELNVTIIISTENKKDTDKQRENEAKTLKQRERGIYLNPKYTFNTFVVGTCNQFAHASARAVAGAPAIAYNPLFIYGGVGLGKTHLMNAIGNFIWEKNLTIKLVYTPAEQFTNELITSLRYGRMVEFRNKYRNMEVLLIDDIQFIAGKNSTQEEFFHTFNTLYEYQKQIVISSDRFPKDINQIDDRLKSRFEWGLIADIQPPDVETRVAILLKKASSEGIVISLEVAQFIADRIKTNIRELEGSLIRLGAHASFTKKAITIDFAKSVLKDIFDEKERLITVDLIQKQVADYFEIRLADLRSKKRTKEIATARQIAMYLSKNLTTLSLSEIGKNIGGKNHATVIHACKQIEDKKAKDENLQAKIDALMGLIKGE
- a CDS encoding N-acetylmuramoyl-L-alanine amidase; this encodes MLYKTKKRFLIIPLIWIFVFLIIPQTSISSSPWKEFKEAKQKYKNFLLSETPKSKKENWITHKKRFKRIIKKYPKSPIAGDAIYILGELHTELFVRFKEQKDIDKSLQYYFLLINKYPQNSHIDEAHYRIAQIYTIYKKDYKRAFNEYKRLIELYPKSDFARESKERMIELDEKGAKAFLYKTNIIKEIRYTTSKTYTRVVIESDKPVNFSEHRISNPERLYFDIKDATLDSKIKREPIILNDGILRQIRLNQFTANTVRIVLDLGRFESYKVFLLENPERIVIDVVGIETKPIKKPPADIQTAIQIKRIVIDPGHGGKDPGAIGPNGLMEKDVVLDIAKRLQSLLKKNKDLEVFLTRKSDIYIPLDKRTAIANSKEADIFISIHTNASPNFKTKGVETYLLNWTNDKEAMSVAARENAISKKRMKEIRGELEWMLSDLIRDNKRDESIRLANMTQESLIKNLSNRYSGITALGVKQALFYVLIGARMPSILVEVSFITNPLEEKRLSDKTFRQRIAGGLYGGVERYINSVKTRHMVKRNEKDGS